One window from the genome of Bufo bufo chromosome 4, aBufBuf1.1, whole genome shotgun sequence encodes:
- the LOC120997562 gene encoding hemoglobin heart muscle subunit alpha-type-like — MALSDAEKAALEPLFVKIDADAEKIGGEAMESLFQQHPDTKSHFTHMDVTPGSQDLKTHGGKIVHAINDALNHYGNLQENLATLQELHTNKLKLSVDTIKLLCGCLLEVVVKHFPDVDKSACEKFLNEVAVALIAS, encoded by the exons ATGGCGCtatcagatgctgagaaggcggcTTTGGAGCCCTTGTTTGTGAAGATTGACGCTGACGCTGAGAAGATTGGAGGTGAAGCCATGGAGAG TCTCTTCCAGCAGCATCCAGACACCAAGTCCCACTTCACTCACATGGACGTGACCCCCGGCAGTCAGGATCTGAAGACTCATGGAGGGAAGATCGTCCACGCCATTAATGATGCCCTCAACCACTATGGAAATCTGCAGGAGAACTTGGCCACACTGCAGGAGCTGCACACCAACAAGCTGAAGCTCAGTGTGGACACCATCAAG CTGCTGTGTGGTTGTCTCCTGGAGGTCGTTGTCAAGCATTTCCCAGATGTGGACAAGTCTGCCTGTGAGAAGTTCCTCAATGAGGTTGCCGTTGCCCTGATTGCCAGCTGA